Proteins from a genomic interval of Sphingobacterium sp. SYP-B4668:
- a CDS encoding SDR family oxidoreductase, producing MENTNVKGKVILIAGGGKNLGGLLSRDFAARGAKLAIHYNSESSRVDAEKTLADVRDSGTEGFLFQGDLTNISNITRFFDETLAHFGGIDIAINTVGKVLKKPFGDTTEAEYDSMSDINAKVAYFFIQEAGKKLNDGGKICTIVTSLLAAYTGLYSTYAGMKAPVEHFTRAASKEFGPRGISVTAVAPGPMDTPFFYGQESAEAVAYHKSASALSGLTDIQDIAPLVEFLVTDGWWITGQTIFANGGYTTR from the coding sequence ATGGAAAACACAAACGTAAAAGGAAAGGTCATCCTCATTGCCGGAGGAGGCAAGAATCTAGGAGGCCTATTGAGCCGAGATTTCGCAGCACGAGGAGCCAAACTCGCTATTCATTACAACAGCGAAAGTTCGCGCGTCGACGCCGAAAAAACTTTGGCAGACGTCCGAGACTCCGGCACTGAAGGTTTTCTATTTCAGGGAGACCTGACCAATATCTCCAACATTACCCGATTTTTTGATGAGACATTGGCCCATTTCGGCGGGATAGACATAGCCATCAACACGGTGGGCAAGGTCTTGAAAAAACCATTTGGTGACACTACTGAAGCGGAGTATGATAGTATGAGCGACATCAATGCCAAAGTAGCCTATTTTTTCATACAGGAAGCAGGCAAGAAATTGAACGACGGGGGCAAAATCTGCACCATCGTCACGTCTCTTCTAGCAGCATATACAGGCTTATATTCGACCTATGCAGGCATGAAGGCTCCTGTCGAACACTTTACCCGAGCAGCTTCCAAAGAGTTCGGCCCACGTGGCATATCTGTGACAGCTGTAGCTCCAGGACCTATGGATACACCATTTTTTTATGGACAAGAAAGTGCTGAAGCCGTAGCTTATCATAAATCAGCTTCTGCCTTGAGCGGATTGACGGATATCCAAGATATTGCACCACTCGTAGAGTTTTTGGTAACCGATGGCTGGTGGATTACTGGGCAGACGATATTTGCCAACGGCGGATATACCACCCGATAA
- a CDS encoding serine O-acetyltransferase, whose product MKEYPSYSVAWKYIKSDYTRYGLTSYPLKIVLFGILALNHCFAYTFWFRLAKVKGALRPIATFMHWRLSRKYGIQIDVQTQIGYGFYIGHGIGVIINPTTKIGNNVNVSQFTTIGAHGLAAEIGDNVYIGPSVCIVNQVKLGDNCSVGAGAVVVKDVPASATVAGVPAKILNFDNPGKFVGSRYEF is encoded by the coding sequence ATGAAAGAGTATCCCAGTTATAGTGTAGCTTGGAAATATATCAAAAGTGACTATACCCGATATGGGTTGACATCGTATCCACTTAAAATCGTATTGTTTGGCATATTAGCCCTAAACCACTGCTTTGCTTATACATTTTGGTTTCGCTTAGCTAAAGTAAAGGGTGCGCTCCGCCCAATAGCTACGTTTATGCATTGGCGGCTATCACGCAAATATGGCATCCAGATAGATGTGCAGACCCAAATAGGCTATGGATTCTATATCGGGCATGGGATAGGGGTAATCATAAATCCAACAACGAAAATTGGAAATAATGTAAATGTAAGCCAGTTTACGACGATTGGGGCACATGGGCTTGCGGCTGAAATTGGGGACAATGTCTACATAGGACCCTCGGTATGTATTGTGAACCAAGTTAAGCTAGGGGACAATTGCTCCGTGGGGGCGGGGGCCGTGGTCGTCAAAGATGTGCCGGCTTCAGCCACAGTCGCGGGCGTGCCCGCCAAAATATTGAATTTTGATAATCCGGGTAAATTTGTCGGCAGCAGATATGAGTTTTAA
- a CDS encoding PKD-like family lipoprotein, with amino-acid sequence MISISMKAWKIIIVSIILIQFFNSCAKDRGNYVYENINELEIVDMNGDDLNGKSYSYSYGGEIRFKPQVSGTLSGEDLSRLAICWLKGRDTVSNTLELSIASEMLGVGTHSFVLHVLDRQTTITYAKQIYIYVIAGIVNGTYLLTATNQGESVLSVIGSKESDFFRHFRQFGEVTLGNKPIRVQIIPFPQWSVHITTSEGDCPIVALDLYTYLPILRYTKFGSVISGEPLQPTYMELFTYRDRLPGIVLMDGKCRYAAFGKVGPIINSEDPLNYDFGQKSVIVSKLSGLGNIFSANFVGGFDQRNERIRIFGNELYEGGVQVYDEVFNPDDTKGHSYVAAAELLNVKEWQAHWRFLTRKGQVFYLHNITFKANNRPEEAQVIVTKGIPEMEGAANFIVYDKYWYFSRGRAIYRCSANTLDVSLVLTLPNDNSGDIVAWNFDLVLSNVSKKIGIATFDENSAKPKKGSFYLYDIATASFEKQERNKIDKAVSIDIL; translated from the coding sequence ATGATTTCAATAAGTATGAAGGCATGGAAGATTATAATAGTATCGATTATACTTATTCAGTTTTTCAATAGCTGCGCGAAAGATAGGGGAAACTATGTCTACGAAAACATCAATGAACTGGAAATTGTCGATATGAACGGGGACGATCTTAATGGTAAAAGTTATAGCTATAGTTATGGAGGTGAAATTCGATTTAAACCTCAGGTTTCAGGTACGTTGAGCGGAGAAGATCTCAGTAGATTGGCCATCTGCTGGTTGAAAGGAAGGGATACTGTTAGCAATACATTGGAGTTGTCTATAGCTAGCGAAATGTTGGGTGTAGGAACCCATAGTTTTGTTTTACATGTGTTAGATAGGCAAACCACGATTACCTATGCAAAACAGATTTATATCTATGTCATTGCCGGTATTGTGAATGGTACATATTTGCTGACAGCAACTAATCAGGGTGAATCTGTTTTGTCAGTTATAGGATCTAAGGAGAGTGATTTTTTTCGGCACTTTCGCCAATTTGGTGAGGTAACATTAGGAAATAAACCTATAAGAGTGCAGATTATCCCTTTCCCACAATGGAGTGTTCATATTACAACATCAGAGGGGGATTGCCCCATAGTAGCTCTTGATCTATATACCTATCTGCCAATATTAAGGTATACTAAATTTGGCTCTGTTATTTCGGGAGAGCCTCTCCAGCCAACCTATATGGAGTTATTTACGTATAGAGATAGGCTTCCTGGTATTGTACTAATGGATGGGAAATGTCGCTATGCGGCATTTGGTAAGGTGGGACCTATTATAAATTCGGAAGATCCGTTGAATTATGATTTTGGTCAAAAAAGTGTTATAGTCAGTAAGTTAAGTGGTTTGGGCAACATTTTTTCGGCCAATTTCGTAGGTGGATTTGATCAAAGAAATGAACGAATTCGAATTTTTGGGAACGAGTTGTATGAAGGAGGAGTCCAGGTTTATGACGAAGTCTTTAACCCGGACGATACCAAGGGGCATAGCTATGTTGCCGCTGCCGAGCTGCTCAATGTGAAAGAATGGCAAGCGCATTGGCGATTTTTGACACGTAAAGGGCAAGTGTTTTACTTGCATAATATTACATTCAAAGCAAACAACCGACCAGAAGAAGCTCAGGTAATTGTTACTAAGGGTATTCCTGAGATGGAAGGTGCAGCGAACTTCATCGTTTACGATAAATACTGGTACTTTTCACGGGGAAGAGCTATTTATCGTTGTTCGGCGAATACATTAGACGTTTCCCTCGTGCTGACGTTACCAAATGATAACTCGGGCGATATTGTGGCATGGAATTTTGACCTCGTTTTATCCAATGTGAGTAAGAAAATTGGAATTGCTACTTTTGATGAAAATAGCGCTAAACCCAAGAAAGGCTCATTCTACCTCTACGATATAGCTACCGCATCGTTTGAAAAACAGGAACGGAATAAAATTGATAAGGCTGTCAGTATAGATATTCTTTAG
- a CDS encoding DUF4843 domain-containing protein: MRHLYIFLTVIILATGCQEKDNLDLFDVDNSYVEFGQPTAWANYHQLYIDSTSFSFAIQSVEVDKVTFAIPVLIIGQRQSEDREYNVRINKDETTINLALMELSKPIIRAGYFVDTLFISVKKDQALKERVFSLTIDLVSNGIFEIGGTSRTSCRFLISDQLLEPLWWTRWSSYFGQYRPEVYRQWIRTYIPGLDITPPLLPTEKPNYSWKNMPLYASEPDYPVTFMYIEQLKKFFHDNEVYPNGDRSLPRIYLP, encoded by the coding sequence ATGCGGCATTTGTATATTTTTTTAACTGTTATAATCTTGGCGACGGGATGTCAAGAGAAAGATAATTTGGATTTATTTGATGTAGATAATTCCTATGTTGAGTTTGGTCAACCAACTGCTTGGGCAAACTATCATCAGCTTTATATAGATTCTACTTCTTTTTCTTTTGCAATACAATCTGTTGAGGTTGATAAAGTTACCTTTGCAATCCCGGTGCTAATTATAGGTCAGCGACAAAGTGAAGATAGAGAATACAATGTTAGAATTAATAAGGATGAAACAACTATAAATTTGGCATTGATGGAACTATCAAAACCAATAATACGCGCTGGATATTTTGTGGATACGCTATTTATTTCGGTTAAAAAAGATCAGGCACTTAAGGAGCGAGTATTCTCTTTGACAATAGATTTGGTTAGCAATGGTATTTTTGAAATCGGAGGAACTTCGCGAACTAGCTGTCGGTTTTTAATAAGCGATCAATTGTTAGAGCCATTATGGTGGACAAGATGGAGTTCTTACTTTGGGCAATACAGACCAGAGGTATATCGGCAGTGGATTCGGACCTATATACCAGGCTTGGATATTACGCCGCCCCTTTTGCCAACAGAAAAACCTAACTATTCTTGGAAAAATATGCCTTTATATGCTTCGGAGCCTGATTATCCTGTTACTTTTATGTATATTGAGCAGCTAAAAAAATTTTTCCATGATAACGAAGTATATCCTAATGGGGATAGGTCACTACCAAGAATATATTTACCTTAA
- a CDS encoding RagB/SusD family nutrient uptake outer membrane protein produces the protein MKKIGLLILFFLCLGSSSCDKWLDVRSKDEIYVDDALKDRIGFVKALAGIYLQLAEPGLYGRELKFGMLDVMAGYWIIDSQHDYYAENQFDFQNLAFQQKRDVIWSKMYSAIYQCNMMLSYLDNIRTDVNYNLIKGELVGLRAYIHLEIFKLFGPVTLLKGMNTPAVPYYSTVAKEPAKFSTSQDFLYKVEEDLLEAKSLLREDPIIINGKVNDGNVEGQPYNALLDRRGIRMNYYAVMALLVRQAQWAGDKPKAIQRGEELLTQISFNKSIRLIEDEDILLDEQADRRWTIENIWGIYVKDLKKNMDGIFEGDLYVSTILMPDFRDFLANIYTQGSGSISDYRYKMWGLNEYFVKFRTVEFDEKSTKSANVHFFEMQLINLPEIYLILAESYLDQNIDQAVKYLNTLRTHRGLPKLAGKIGITALALQDYIMDEVRREYIGEGYLYTYYKRLFHPIYRNGYSIAASEAIFLFPLPTDEKLLNPQEF, from the coding sequence ATGAAAAAGATAGGATTGCTAATACTATTTTTCTTGTGTCTGGGGAGTAGCTCATGTGACAAATGGCTTGATGTAAGATCTAAGGATGAAATTTATGTAGACGATGCATTAAAGGATCGGATAGGCTTTGTTAAAGCCCTGGCTGGAATATATCTGCAGTTGGCCGAGCCGGGTTTATATGGACGTGAATTGAAGTTCGGCATGTTAGATGTGATGGCCGGCTATTGGATCATAGATAGTCAACATGACTATTATGCGGAAAATCAATTTGACTTTCAGAATCTGGCATTTCAACAAAAAAGAGATGTGATCTGGTCAAAAATGTATAGCGCTATATATCAGTGTAATATGATGTTATCCTATCTAGATAACATACGAACAGATGTTAATTATAATCTCATAAAAGGTGAGCTAGTGGGATTGCGAGCTTATATACATTTAGAGATTTTTAAGTTATTTGGACCTGTAACCCTTCTAAAAGGAATGAATACACCTGCTGTCCCTTATTATTCCACTGTCGCCAAGGAACCCGCAAAATTCTCTACAAGCCAAGATTTTTTGTATAAAGTTGAAGAAGATTTATTGGAAGCAAAAAGTCTACTCAGGGAAGATCCAATTATAATTAATGGAAAGGTTAATGATGGAAACGTTGAAGGGCAGCCCTACAATGCCTTGTTGGATCGCAGAGGCATTCGCATGAATTATTACGCCGTCATGGCCTTGTTGGTTAGACAAGCACAATGGGCCGGAGACAAACCTAAAGCTATTCAGCGTGGAGAAGAATTGTTGACCCAGATCAGCTTCAATAAATCTATCAGGTTAATTGAAGACGAGGATATTCTGTTAGATGAACAAGCTGATAGAAGGTGGACTATTGAAAATATCTGGGGCATATATGTGAAAGATTTAAAAAAAAATATGGATGGTATTTTTGAAGGAGACTTATATGTAAGCACGATACTGATGCCAGATTTTCGAGATTTTCTGGCTAATATTTATACGCAGGGTTCAGGTAGTATTTCCGACTACCGTTACAAAATGTGGGGCCTTAATGAATATTTTGTTAAATTTCGAACAGTAGAATTTGATGAGAAAAGCACAAAATCTGCTAATGTTCATTTTTTTGAGATGCAGTTGATCAATCTTCCTGAGATATACTTAATTCTAGCCGAGTCTTACCTAGACCAAAATATAGATCAAGCTGTGAAATATTTAAATACCTTAAGGACACATCGAGGGTTGCCAAAGCTTGCTGGAAAGATAGGTATCACTGCGCTAGCCCTACAAGATTATATCATGGATGAGGTAAGACGGGAATATATAGGAGAGGGGTATCTGTATACTTATTATAAGCGCTTGTTTCATCCGATATATAGAAATGGCTATTCAATAGCAGCTAGTGAGGCTATATTTTTGTTTCCTTTGCCAACAGATGAAAAGTTACTTAACCCACAAGAATTTTAA
- a CDS encoding SusC/RagA family TonB-linked outer membrane protein — protein MYEILEQIRSQAKVDLVGDLSLLNNTRAVTISVKNRDLKDVLKLISAGQPVEFVLLRNTIIAKPRVSGQTIAHSLPKLKEPAKITTAFKLRGVVKDQLGHGLLGVSVRLLGGKGAVVRTQENGSYEITAGGDEILLVSMLGYSQQRVEVKGRTRIDITLQRQANLIDEVVVNTGYTRRPAPSMTGASSVITRRELEKFSHRNIFTVIQSLDPALHLDYDIASGANPNVIPEIYLRGINNIGTYSLNTPLAILDGFEVPLERLYDLDINRIESISLLKDVSSTVLYGSRGGNGVLVVETWMPNQQKASVTYSTTAAITVPDLRDYNLMNAIQKLDYEKSSGLYDVSTFYPDPQTIEEQQLIEEQQVLYDQLYNNKRIKVLQGIDTYWLSQPVQTSLSVGQSVRFEGRNNRLHYSLEGNLTDLKGAMKKSGRERKDAALTLQYRISEKLLLTNYTNVQAVKSYNSPYGSFAFYAQMNPYQPLYDGNGNLMKEYADEALAEVKFNPLYNVDLTHRDQKKSNFWSNRLSLKWNLSEQFVLRANGILERNRLIDEKYTSAQHTRFTDMEADSAGEYSHFRKKGLRYSSNINLSFKKESLNHKWNTNLIGEIKSDQFDEKVLFRKGFASDSINAIVPDWIEANAKSKINSENSRISRLAGILFTGNYIYKNKYISDFSYRIDGASNFGKNNRYSYFWSVGLGYNLHEEAFLKEKNIQELRFFVNTGVNGTEAFIANMNSSSYIFPQGQAYFKENAYRYNYEGNPNLKWPQIRSWNIGVTSNVWNERIKFSLIYYNKLTDRMISLITVAPSVGIPNNSYFENMGQLQNRGFESAGSIRLVDNISKNLNWSIGATAIKNSGKLMKISDALNVLNESNLVQREDGTYVQNTFYQQGASVNNIKGVKSLGIDPASGKEFYLTKEGRITDKWDVADISVIGNKEPRLFGTLNSIFNFKSLNIQTHFTYTLGGDIYNHTLVDRIENNDGRINTDLTADQERWKTPGDVVAFKDRRIREKTYLSSRFVERENTLCFSMLLINYDLRKEWITRYKLQRLKVNFAMNDVVRLSSVKMERGLDYPFAATFNFGIMAQF, from the coding sequence ATGTATGAAATCTTGGAGCAGATTCGATCGCAAGCAAAAGTGGATTTAGTGGGCGATCTCAGTTTACTAAATAATACGCGAGCAGTAACAATTAGTGTCAAGAACAGAGATCTAAAAGATGTATTGAAGCTAATCTCGGCGGGACAGCCGGTGGAGTTCGTCCTTTTAAGAAATACAATTATCGCTAAACCCCGCGTTTCAGGTCAAACTATTGCTCACTCGTTACCAAAATTAAAAGAACCTGCTAAGATAACAACAGCTTTTAAGCTAAGGGGGGTGGTGAAAGACCAGTTGGGCCATGGGCTTTTGGGCGTTTCGGTTCGGCTTTTGGGAGGCAAAGGAGCTGTTGTCCGCACCCAGGAAAACGGGAGTTATGAAATTACTGCAGGGGGAGATGAAATCCTTTTGGTTAGCATGTTAGGTTACAGTCAGCAGCGCGTAGAAGTGAAAGGCAGGACTAGGATTGATATCACATTACAGCGTCAAGCTAATCTCATCGATGAGGTTGTAGTTAATACGGGCTATACCCGTAGGCCTGCACCTTCTATGACGGGTGCTTCCTCTGTAATTACAAGACGAGAATTGGAAAAATTTAGTCATAGGAATATTTTTACAGTTATACAAAGTCTTGATCCGGCCTTGCATTTAGACTATGATATAGCCTCTGGTGCTAATCCAAATGTGATTCCTGAAATATACTTACGCGGCATCAACAATATAGGAACCTATTCCTTAAACACACCACTGGCCATACTGGATGGTTTTGAAGTACCATTGGAAAGGCTCTATGATTTAGATATTAATCGGATAGAAAGTATATCCTTACTTAAAGATGTAAGCTCCACTGTTCTCTATGGTTCTAGAGGGGGAAATGGGGTTTTGGTTGTGGAGACTTGGATGCCCAATCAACAAAAGGCATCCGTCACTTATAGCACTACTGCAGCTATTACGGTGCCAGATTTAAGAGATTATAATTTAATGAACGCTATACAAAAACTGGATTATGAGAAGTCCTCAGGATTATACGATGTTTCTACATTTTATCCTGATCCGCAAACTATAGAAGAACAGCAACTTATAGAAGAACAGCAAGTGTTGTATGATCAGCTCTATAATAATAAACGAATCAAAGTATTGCAAGGAATTGACACCTATTGGTTATCACAACCCGTGCAGACCTCATTATCCGTAGGACAATCAGTACGCTTTGAAGGAAGGAATAATAGATTACATTACAGTTTAGAGGGAAACCTTACAGATCTCAAAGGAGCGATGAAAAAATCAGGCCGGGAACGTAAGGATGCCGCTCTCACTCTTCAATACCGTATTTCAGAAAAATTACTGCTTACCAACTATACAAATGTCCAAGCTGTTAAATCCTATAATTCCCCGTACGGTTCATTTGCGTTCTATGCGCAAATGAATCCCTATCAGCCCTTATATGATGGGAATGGAAACCTAATGAAGGAGTATGCTGATGAGGCCTTGGCAGAGGTAAAATTCAACCCCTTATATAATGTCGACTTAACACATCGGGATCAAAAGAAAAGTAATTTTTGGTCAAATAGGCTTTCATTAAAGTGGAATTTAAGTGAACAATTCGTCTTGAGAGCTAACGGAATTCTGGAAAGAAATCGATTAATAGATGAGAAATATACCTCAGCCCAGCATACACGCTTTACAGATATGGAAGCAGATAGTGCTGGAGAGTATAGTCATTTTCGGAAAAAGGGACTTCGGTATTCTTCCAACATTAATTTGTCGTTTAAAAAAGAAAGTCTCAACCATAAATGGAACACCAATTTAATTGGTGAGATTAAGTCAGATCAATTTGATGAAAAAGTACTTTTCAGGAAAGGATTTGCTAGTGATAGTATTAATGCTATAGTCCCTGATTGGATTGAAGCAAATGCCAAATCAAAAATAAACTCAGAGAATAGTAGAATTAGCCGCCTTGCCGGAATATTGTTTACGGGCAATTATATTTATAAGAATAAATATATTAGTGATTTTTCTTATCGAATTGATGGCGCCTCTAATTTTGGGAAAAATAATAGGTACAGCTATTTTTGGAGTGTTGGTTTAGGTTATAATCTTCACGAAGAAGCTTTTCTGAAAGAAAAAAATATACAAGAATTAAGATTTTTTGTTAATACAGGAGTTAATGGTACAGAAGCGTTTATTGCAAATATGAATTCCTCATCGTATATCTTTCCTCAGGGGCAGGCTTATTTCAAAGAAAATGCCTATAGATATAATTATGAAGGCAACCCTAACCTGAAGTGGCCTCAGATTAGGTCCTGGAATATCGGAGTTACGAGTAATGTATGGAATGAACGTATTAAATTCAGCCTTATCTATTACAATAAATTAACAGATAGGATGATTTCTTTAATAACTGTAGCCCCTTCAGTAGGTATCCCAAATAATTCTTATTTCGAAAATATGGGGCAGTTACAAAATCGTGGATTTGAAAGTGCTGGGTCTATAAGGTTGGTCGATAATATTTCAAAAAATTTAAATTGGAGTATAGGGGCCACAGCAATAAAGAACAGCGGAAAATTGATGAAAATTTCAGATGCCTTGAATGTCTTAAATGAAAGTAATTTAGTCCAGCGCGAAGATGGAACGTATGTGCAAAACACATTCTATCAGCAAGGAGCATCTGTAAATAATATTAAAGGGGTAAAATCTTTAGGCATAGATCCTGCCTCAGGGAAAGAATTTTATTTAACAAAAGAAGGACGGATAACAGATAAATGGGATGTCGCAGATATTAGCGTAATCGGAAATAAGGAGCCTAGACTATTCGGCACACTAAACAGTATTTTTAATTTTAAATCGCTAAATATACAGACTCATTTTACCTATACCCTTGGCGGTGATATTTATAATCACACACTTGTAGATCGTATAGAAAATAATGATGGCCGAATAAATACTGATCTTACAGCCGATCAGGAGCGTTGGAAGACCCCCGGGGATGTTGTAGCTTTTAAAGATAGACGTATACGTGAAAAAACATATTTATCAAGTCGATTTGTCGAGCGTGAAAACACCTTATGTTTTTCGATGTTATTGATTAACTACGATCTCCGAAAGGAATGGATTACGCGCTATAAATTACAACGCTTGAAGGTAAACTTTGCGATGAATGATGTTGTTCGTTTAAGTTCTGTAAAGATGGAGCGTGGGCTAGATTATCCTTTTGCAGCGACGTTTAATTTTGGAATAATGGCTCAGTTTTAA
- a CDS encoding FecR family protein → MKVDKDILHRYAQEQCTEEERMLVEEWFDSDENNRPFSETEVDAVVELLDKKIKRTSKITPLVKWSSVAAAIAIVGVTFYFYKNANNSRFDTFANIQSIKAPVSSYAVLIMEDNSAYPLDDIHPGDTLKAKGYEITRLSTGELNYLATAGNDVAIHILKTEKGGLATVQLTDGTKIWINSDSELRYPIGKSDDREVQLKGEGYFEVSTMYEGDQKTPFTVHGSQQTIQVLGTKFNADFTAKNRVALLEGKVALSRAEESAAQSKPIVMTEGQVYESNKVTTSTEIERYIDWKDGYFDLRKLNIYEFGMEISNWYRIAVKVEEGLSEKQLFGRINRHQDLKQVLEILDEVIPIQYEWKDNTLYIRKELQTKN, encoded by the coding sequence ATGAAAGTAGATAAAGATATATTGCATAGATACGCGCAAGAACAATGCACGGAAGAGGAGCGCATGCTAGTGGAGGAATGGTTCGATAGCGATGAAAACAACAGGCCTTTTTCCGAAACCGAAGTGGATGCAGTCGTCGAATTATTGGATAAGAAAATCAAAAGGACCTCCAAAATAACGCCACTTGTTAAATGGTCATCTGTAGCTGCAGCAATAGCGATAGTGGGGGTGACATTTTATTTCTACAAAAATGCAAATAACTCAAGGTTTGATACATTTGCAAACATACAGAGTATCAAAGCGCCTGTTTCTTCTTACGCGGTATTGATAATGGAAGACAATTCAGCATATCCGCTGGATGATATTCACCCTGGTGACACGCTTAAGGCCAAGGGATATGAAATCACCCGTTTATCAACCGGTGAGCTTAATTATCTAGCCACAGCTGGAAATGACGTTGCCATACATATACTGAAAACAGAAAAAGGTGGCTTGGCCACTGTCCAGCTCACGGACGGAACAAAAATCTGGATAAACTCAGATTCGGAACTGAGGTATCCAATCGGAAAATCGGATGATCGTGAAGTGCAGCTAAAAGGAGAAGGATATTTTGAAGTAAGTACTATGTATGAAGGAGATCAAAAGACGCCTTTCACAGTTCATGGAAGTCAACAAACCATTCAAGTATTGGGAACTAAGTTTAATGCTGATTTTACAGCTAAAAATAGGGTAGCGCTTTTAGAAGGAAAAGTGGCGTTGAGCAGAGCAGAAGAAAGTGCAGCTCAAAGCAAACCGATAGTGATGACTGAAGGACAAGTATATGAAAGTAATAAGGTGACTACCAGCACTGAAATAGAACGATATATTGATTGGAAAGATGGATATTTCGACCTTCGTAAATTGAATATATACGAATTTGGAATGGAAATAAGTAATTGGTACCGTATAGCTGTAAAGGTGGAGGAGGGGTTGTCAGAAAAGCAGCTATTTGGGCGGATCAATAGACATCAAGATTTAAAGCAAGTTTTGGAAATATTAGATGAAGTTATACCTATTCAATATGAATGGAAAGACAATACCCTTTATATCCGAAAAGAACTACAGACTAAAAATTAG
- a CDS encoding RNA polymerase sigma factor, translating into MSIKKISDEKLFDFVKEGDRRAYEELYDRYKRPLVAYALKKMNEDEAYDLIHDLWLRIWEKRETLDIKGTVVSYLFKAVRNRIIDFMAKSAHSQRYLASVELEGSSLGGDKADYQLREKMFMKQIEQVLNKYSDKAHSIVRLRMQGYNNHEIAEKLNLSEKTIRNQHSSILKFLKAKFPYMLLFILLIMMK; encoded by the coding sequence ATGTCAATAAAAAAGATTTCAGATGAAAAACTTTTCGATTTTGTAAAGGAAGGAGATCGTAGAGCATATGAAGAGCTGTATGACAGATATAAGCGACCATTAGTAGCTTACGCCTTGAAAAAGATGAATGAAGATGAAGCCTATGATCTTATTCATGATTTGTGGTTAAGAATCTGGGAAAAACGGGAAACTTTAGATATCAAAGGAACAGTCGTCTCTTATTTGTTTAAAGCTGTACGCAATAGGATAATAGATTTTATGGCGAAATCCGCCCACTCCCAACGATATTTGGCTTCTGTAGAATTAGAAGGATCAAGCTTAGGAGGGGATAAAGCAGATTATCAATTGCGAGAAAAAATGTTTATGAAACAAATTGAACAAGTGCTGAACAAATATAGTGATAAAGCACATTCTATTGTGCGGCTAAGAATGCAAGGGTATAATAATCATGAGATCGCCGAAAAGTTAAACCTTTCGGAAAAGACCATTCGAAATCAACATTCCTCCATTCTCAAATTTCTCAAAGCGAAGTTCCCCTATATGTTGTTATTCATACTGTTAATCATGATGAAATAG